The stretch of DNA TTCCGGCGGCGAGGCATTGCCCGTCGGTTGTTGGAAACCCTGCTCGCGGCGGCACGAGAAGCCGGTGCGCGGCTGGCCACACTGGAAGTGCGCGCCGGAAACCTTCCGGCTCAGGTGCTTTACCGGCGTTATGGTTTTCAGGAAGTAGGCCGCCGCCCGAAATATTACACCGACAATGGCGAAGACGCGCTCATTATGACCGTGATGCTGCCCTCCCCGGCAGAAGGAGACGAAGCCCATGAACGCTGAGCAAATTTTGAGCGAAGTGGCGCAAGAAGTGAGCGCCTGTACCAAATGCCCATTGCACCTGGCGCGACGCAAAGCCGTGCCGGGGGAAGGGCCGGCCAACGCCGAAATTATGTTCATTGGTGAAGCCCCTGGCTTTCACGAAGACGTGCAAGGGCGGCCGTTTGTGGGCGCGGCCGGGCAGTTTTTGGACGAATTGCTGGAAGGCATTGGCCTCAAGCGGGAAGAGGTTTACATTACCAACGTCATCAAATGCCGCCCGCCGGGCAATCGCGACCCTGAGGCGGAAGAACTCGCGGCTTGCGCACCTTACCTCGACCGCCAAATTCAGGCTATTCACCCCAAGGTCATTGTGACGCTGGGGCGGTTCTCGATGGCAAAGTTTGTGCCCAACGCTAAAATCAGCCAGATTCACGGTCGGCCGTTCAAAGTGCGCGGCCAGCTGGTGGTGCCCATGTATCACCCTGCGGCGGCGCTGCATCAGCCTTCCCTGCGCCGTGTGGTGGAAGCCGATTTTGCTCAACTGCCGGAACTCATCCGTCGGGCTGCTGAAATTCCCGAAACCGAGTTAGAAGCGCCGCCCGAAAAGAAACAGCCTAAACAACTTTCGCTTTTCTAAGGCGAGGAGCCGCCCGTGCCCCACTATTTGGTAACCGGCGTGGCCGGTTTCATTGCTTCGCGCGTGGCCGAAATGCTGCTGGAAGCAGGGCATACGGTGGTGGGGGTGGATAACCTCAACGATGCCTATGACCGGCGCCTGAAAGATTACCGCCTCGCGCGGCTGACCAGCCGCGCGGGGTTCGTTTTCCATGCCCTTGATATTACCGACCGGGCTGCCGTGTTCGCTTTGGGCGAAGACGAATCTTTCGACGCGGTCATCAACCTGGCGGCACGGGCAGGTGTGCGGTACAGTGTCGAAAACCCGTGGGTCTACATCGAAACCAACACCACCGGCGCACTCAATTTGCTGGAAATGAGCCGTCGCACCGGTGTGCCCAAGTTCGTCCAGGCTTCCACTTCCAGCCTCTACGGCGAAGGCAATACCGCACCTTACCGGGAAGACGCCAATACCGATCATGTGCTTTCCCCCTACGCGGCCAGCAAGAAGGCCGCGGAAGCCCTGTGCTACACCTACCACCGCCTCTATGGGCTGGATGTGACCGTCTTTCGCTATTTCACTGTCTATGGGCCTGCCGGTCGCC from Chloroflexota bacterium encodes:
- the rimI gene encoding ribosomal-protein-alanine N-acetyltransferase — protein: MMVTIRPMEDADIPAVQALDRLAFTTPWPPSAYAHELHHSPHSRLWVAEVEGRVVGFVVLWLVVDEAHVATLAVHPDFRRRGIARRLLETLLAAAREAGARLATLEVRAGNLPAQVLYRRYGFQEVGRRPKYYTDNGEDALIMTVMLPSPAEGDEAHER
- a CDS encoding uracil-DNA glycosylase → MNAEQILSEVAQEVSACTKCPLHLARRKAVPGEGPANAEIMFIGEAPGFHEDVQGRPFVGAAGQFLDELLEGIGLKREEVYITNVIKCRPPGNRDPEAEELAACAPYLDRQIQAIHPKVIVTLGRFSMAKFVPNAKISQIHGRPFKVRGQLVVPMYHPAAALHQPSLRRVVEADFAQLPELIRRAAEIPETELEAPPEKKQPKQLSLF
- a CDS encoding NAD-dependent epimerase/dehydratase family protein, producing MPHYLVTGVAGFIASRVAEMLLEAGHTVVGVDNLNDAYDRRLKDYRLARLTSRAGFVFHALDITDRAAVFALGEDESFDAVINLAARAGVRYSVENPWVYIETNTTGALNLLEMSRRTGVPKFVQASTSSLYGEGNTAPYREDANTDHVLSPYAASKKAAEALCYTYHRLYGLDVTVFRYFTVYGPAGRPDMAPFRFIQWISEGRPLRLFGDGSQSRDFTYVDDIARGTLLGLKPLGYEVINLGSDRPYTVKELIALIERAVGRKADIVHEPRHPADVETTWASIEKARRLLGWEPAVALPEGIRRTVAWYQAERAWAAQIPTGA